The following are encoded together in the Malaya genurostris strain Urasoe2022 chromosome 3, Malgen_1.1, whole genome shotgun sequence genome:
- the LOC131436317 gene encoding rho GTPase-activating protein gacK-like isoform X1 produces MPNKPHPDTVIQQLSNNYIALKMKLFICLLVTTSCAFALPVDQQTSTQTSTSTIRNFGDRLQPKTSDDKPLITQQNPAQWVSQTSTSDKQIKTETATLNLNNQDTDTSTNSQTNNKNTQKRDTQSSSVQPASAVSPASVTNVNNKPPTSSVSTSTKQTQTVRRAAKNPATTSAVQQNNNDNKYQPAPLSNNQPSKAVPAVQPVKAN; encoded by the exons ATGCCGAACAAACCTCATCCGGATACAGTTATTCAGCAACTATCGAACAACTACAtcgcattaaaaatgaaactattt ATCTGTTTACTCGTAACTACATCCTGTGCGTTTGCTCTGCCAGTAGATCAGCAGACGTCGACACAAACTAGTACTTCAACAATCAGGAACTTTGGAGATCGTTTGCAACCCAAAACCAGTGATGATAAACCGTTGATTACTCAACAAAATCCAGCTCAATGGGTTAGTCAAACTTCAACCAGTGACAAACAGATCAAAACAGAGACCGCTACATTGAATTTGAACAACCAGGATACTGATACTAGCACCAATAgtcaaacaaacaacaaaaacactCAAAAACGAGATACACAGAGTTCATCGGTTCAGCCAGCATCCGCCGTAAGTCCTGCCTCTGTTACAAATGTAAACAACAAGCCACCGACAAGTAGTGTCTCTACTTCAACTAAACAGACACAAACGGTTCGACGTGCTGCAAAAAATCCGGCAACTACTTCGGCTGTTCAAcaaaacaacaacgacaacaaatatCAACCTGCTCCACTTTCTAACAATCAACCTTCCAAAGCAGTTCCAGCTGTGCAGCCAGTAAAAGCCAACTGA
- the LOC131436317 gene encoding rho GTPase-activating protein gacK-like isoform X2: protein MKLFQICLLVTTSCAFALPVDQQTSTQTSTSTIRNFGDRLQPKTSDDKPLITQQNPAQWVSQTSTSDKQIKTETATLNLNNQDTDTSTNSQTNNKNTQKRDTQSSSVQPASAVSPASVTNVNNKPPTSSVSTSTKQTQTVRRAAKNPATTSAVQQNNNDNKYQPAPLSNNQPSKAVPAVQPVKAN, encoded by the exons atgaaactattt CAGATCTGTTTACTCGTAACTACATCCTGTGCGTTTGCTCTGCCAGTAGATCAGCAGACGTCGACACAAACTAGTACTTCAACAATCAGGAACTTTGGAGATCGTTTGCAACCCAAAACCAGTGATGATAAACCGTTGATTACTCAACAAAATCCAGCTCAATGGGTTAGTCAAACTTCAACCAGTGACAAACAGATCAAAACAGAGACCGCTACATTGAATTTGAACAACCAGGATACTGATACTAGCACCAATAgtcaaacaaacaacaaaaacactCAAAAACGAGATACACAGAGTTCATCGGTTCAGCCAGCATCCGCCGTAAGTCCTGCCTCTGTTACAAATGTAAACAACAAGCCACCGACAAGTAGTGTCTCTACTTCAACTAAACAGACACAAACGGTTCGACGTGCTGCAAAAAATCCGGCAACTACTTCGGCTGTTCAAcaaaacaacaacgacaacaaatatCAACCTGCTCCACTTTCTAACAATCAACCTTCCAAAGCAGTTCCAGCTGTGCAGCCAGTAAAAGCCAACTGA
- the LOC131438706 gene encoding uncharacterized protein LOC131438706 gives MFQAAIIIVLAIGSIGCIPIESSSSNVGLDRPSPINPEVVSDPKPKETLVSASEKPKSGESWLQKIPAKGDKLSTELDQAEPSISQEPKAKRQIDQPEAPISKPAFKRDQQITTTTSSPKRLSTTTAEPVSLKTPIVHTSGAKTKRSADDGSSTSTNSTRPTSTRAPLISSDNSDNDNSGPHFVRPVPVEQILKNIHEGSRAHQPSPIVLHHDENKTEATNVASDTTGSSSDKKVYHKAASKKSESEEHEQEHDDEDSSEEKKVQ, from the exons ATGTTTCAAGCC GCTATAATAATTGTTCTGGCAATAGGCAGCATAGGCTGCATTCCTATTGAGTCATCATCTAGCAATGTCGGACTAGATCGGCCTTCTCCCATCAACCCGGAAGTTGTCAGTGATCCTAAACCAAAGGAAACCTTGGTGAGTGCCTCAGAAAAGCCAAAATCGGGGGAGAGCTGGTTACAAAAAATTCCTGCAAAGGGAGACAAGCTAAGTACCGAGCTGGATCAAGCTGAACCTAGCATATCGCAAGAACCAAAAGCAAAACGTCAAATTGATCAACCGGAGGCTCCCATCTCCAAACCAGCATTCAAACGAGACCAGCAAATAACCACAACGACAAGTAGTCCAAAGCGTTTGAGCACAACTACAGCTGAACCGGTGTCTCTAAAGACACCGATTGTCCACACATCCGGTGCTAAAACAAAACGAAGTGCAGATGATGGTTCATCTACCAGCACTAACAGCACTCGCCCAACCAGCACTCGAGCACCGCTCATCAGTAGTGACAACAGTGACAATGATAACAGCGGTCCACATTTCGTACGACCGGTTCCAGTGGAACAGATTCTGAAAAATATTCACGAGGGTAGTCGAGCCCATCAACCATCACCAATTGTGTTGCATCACGACGAAAATAAAACTGAAGCAACGAATGTAGCTAGTGATACTACAGGCAGTAGTAGTGACAAAAAAGTATACCATAAAGCAGCTAGTAAGAAATCGGAATCTGAAGAACACGAGCAGGAGCACGATGACGAGGACTCATCAGAGGAAAAGAAAGTTCAATGA